The Variovorax sp. PMC12 genome segment ACGAGCGTCGCCGCCATCAGCGCGCCGGCCACGACCGCCGCCGCCGGGCCTATCTGGATGGCGCGCCCGAACGGCATATGCGCCACCGCCCGCGCGGTCAGCAATGCGCCGAACACCATGCCCGCGCCGTACATGGCGAGCGTGAAGCCGACCGCCTGCGCGCCGAGCCCGAGCACCCGCACCGCATAGGGCACGTAGGCTGCCTGCAGCATGAACCACGAGATGTTGAAGACCGCGCCGGTCATCAGCATGGGCCGCAGCAGTTCGTGCCGCCAGACGAAGCGCGCGCCGTCCCTCACGTCGAGCAGCGGGTTGCGCCGCGATGCGGCTTGCACGCGCGGCGCCTCGCCGAGGCTCGACAGCAGGCCGACGGCCGAGACCGACAGCACGGCGGCGAGCACGAATGCAGCCGATGCGCCCGCCCAGGCGACGAGCGCGCCTGCCAGAGCCGGCCCGGCAGTGAAGGCTGCGCTGCGGGCCAGTTCCAGCCGCCCGTTGGCCACGGCCAGCGCGTCGCTCGGCACGAGGGCCGGCAGCAGCGCAGGCGCCGCGACGCTGAAGCCCACCGTGCCCACGGCACCAAGAAACCCGAGCACCGCAAGCCATGCAATGCCGAGCTTCGACCAGAGCACAAGCGCGAGCAGCATCAGCAGCGACGCCGCCCGCAACCCTTCGGCCCACACCATCAGCCGCCGCCGCGACATGCGATCTGCCAGCAGGCCCAGCGGCATGGAGACCAGCAGGAAAGGCAGTGTCTGGATGGCCGCGAGGAAGCCGATTTCTCCCGGCCCGGCCTTGAGCGCCAGCACGGCGACCAGCGGCACGGCCGCGAGGCTCAACTGTTCGGCGGACTGCGCGGCGAGGTTGGACCACGCGAGATTCCGGAAGGCGCGGGGGAGCGGTGTTGTCGTCGGCGTCGTGGTGGCGTTCATGCCGGCATCGTGCGGCCGGCCGGCCGAAGGTGCTGGCCGCTTCCGGACACGAGCATCAGCGCCGGGGCTTCGGCTTCGATGCGGGCGAGGCCACGGGCGAAGCAACCGGAGAGACGACCTCCATCACGAAATCGATGAACGCGCGCACCTTGGCGGCCGGCAGGTGGCGTGACGGATAGAGCGCATAGAGCGCAAGCCGCTCGTCGGGCCAGTCGGGAAACAGGTCGACCAGCTCGCCGCTGTCGAGCTGCGGCTGTATGCCCACGGCCTTGATTTGCGCCACGCAGATGCCGGCGAGCACGGTTTCCAGCACGGTGCCCGGATCGGTGAGCAGCAGCCGCCCGGTGGTGGGCACCTGCACGAGCTTGCGTCCGTGCTGGAACTCCCACGAATAGGGTTGCCCCGTGGCCGGATTGCGCACCTGCAGGCAGGCATGGCCTCCGAGATCAGCCGGCTTCGCGGGGCGACCATGCCGTGCCAGGTAGGCGGGCGTTGCGACGGTGACGACGCGCGAGTCCATCAGCTTGCGAGCCACCAGCGACGACGACGGCGGCTCGCCGAAGCGCACGGCGATGTCGAAGCCTTCGGCCACCAGGTCGCCGAGCTGTTCGCGCGCGACCAGTTCCAGCGTGAGTTCGGGGTATTGCGCAAGGAAGCGCGGCAGGTGGCGCGCCAGCAGAAGGCGTGAGGTGAATGCGTCGGTGTTGACGCGCAGGCGCCCGCGCACCGCGCCGGATGCACCCGACGCGATCGTCACCGCGTCCTCGATGCCGAGCACCAGCGGATTGATGTTCGCGTAGAGCAGCCGGCCTTCGTCGGTGAGGTTCAGCGAGCGCGTGGTGCGGTCGAAAAGCCGCACGCCGATGCGTGCCTCGAGCCGCGCGATGGAGCGGCTCACGCCGGAGGGGGTGAGGCCCAGCGCCGTGGCGGCGTTGGCGAAGCTGCCGCCTTCGACCACGGCGGCCAGCACGCTGACGTTGGAGAGGAGGCGTCCGTCGAGTGTCATTGCGCGCGTTTTTGATTGGTGATCAGATGTCATGAATGATATGCCGCTCAGTCGCTTTACTCAAATATGACCCGTTCCTACCATTCGACCCCATCGTGAATCCACGCATTCGAAAGGAAAGTTTCATGTACGCAATCACCGGTATCACAGGCAAGGTCGGCGGTGCCGTCGCGCGCAACTTGCTGGCCGCGGGCCAGCCTGTTCGAGCAGTCGTCCGCGACGCGGCCAAGGGCCGCTTCTGGGCCGACCAGGGCTGCGAGGTCGCCATCGCGGAAATGGAGGACGCGCAGGCGCTCACCCATGCCTTCACCGGCGCGACGGGTGTCTTCGTGCTGCCGCCTTCGCAGTTCGATCCGCAGCCCGGGTTTCCCGAGGCGAGGGCGGTGATCGGCGCGGTGCGCCAGGCGCTCGATGCCGCGCGGCCCGCCAGGGCGGTGTGCCTGTCGACCGTGGGCGCGCAGGCCGCGCAGCCCAACCTGCTGAGCCAGCGCACGCTGATGGAAGAAGCGCTGGCCACGCTGCCGCTGCCGGTGACCTTCCTGCGGCCCGCATGGTTCCTGGAGAACCTGGCCTGGGACATCGCGCAGGCGCGCGAACAGGGCGTGCTCTCCAGCTATCTGCAACCGTTGGAGCGCGCGGTGCCGATGGTCGCCACCGCCGACGTGGGCCGCGTCGCCGCCGAATTGCTGATGCAGCCGGGCGAGCCGCCGCGCATCGTCGAGCTCGAAGGCCCGCAGCGCCTGAGCCAGCACGACATCGCGGCTGCGTTGTCGGCGGTGCTGGGCCGCGCGGTGCAGGCGCATGCGGTGCCGCGCGAGACCTGGGGTGCGGTCTTTCTTGCGCAGGGCATGCGCGACCCGGTGCCGCGCATCCAGATGCTCGACGGCTTCAACGAGGGCTGGATCACCTTCGCGGGCGGCGATGCCGACGTGCGCAAGGGCACCGTCGGCGTGGCGGACGTGCTCCGCTCGCTGGCGGCGTCCTAAGTCGTCCTGATGGCCTCGGCCTGCATGCGCTCGAACCACTCCGCCACGTACGCCGCCTCCGGCGCGGCGTCGGGTGACAGGCCGTAGTAGTACCGGTCCAGCGTCATGCGCAGCGCGGGCAGCGGCGACTGCAGCCGACCGGAGGCCAGGTCGTGCGACACCAGGGATGTGGGCGCCAGCGCGATGCCCAGCCCGTCGACCGCGGCCTGCAGCACGAAGTGCAGGTGGTCGAACTGCAGCCGGCCGGCGGGCCTCGCGCGCGGCGCGCCGAACTGCTTCTTCCAGGCGTCCCAGTCGTCCTTGCGCGTCTTGGCCGACAGCAGCACATGAGACGCCAGCGAACGCAGGTCGTCCAGCGGATGGGTCTTGAAGAGAGAGGGCGCGCCAACGACCAGCACCTCGTCTTTCAGGAAGGGGCGCGCCTTGATGGACGGCGGCCAGCCTTCGCGCCCCCGCCGCACCGCGATGTCGAAGCTGTCGACCGCCTGCTCGGGCATCACGGTGCTGGTGACCACCTGCGGCTCGATGTCGGGATATTGCTCGACGAAGGACGGCAGGCGCGGAATGAGCCAGCGCACCGCGAAAGAAGGGCGCACGTTGATGCGCACCGCGCGCGCCGTGCCCTGTGCCTGCAGCGCCCGCGCCGCCGCGCCGATCTGCGCCAGCGCCGGCTCGACCTCGGCAAAGAACTGCTGCCCCTCGGCGGTCAGCGCCACCTGGCGGATGCGGCGCTCGAACAGCTCCACGCCCAGGAACTCTTCCAGGCTCTTGATCTGCCGGCTCACGGCGCTGTGCGTGACATGCAGCTCGAGCGCCGCGCGCGTGAAACTTAGGTGGCGGGCTGCGGCGGCAAAGGCGCGCACGGCGTTGAGGGGCGGCTCGCGAAACTGCATGCGTGCAATTTTCTCACGCATGGCCGGCGTTTAAGTCGTTTGTCAGGCACGCGTGGCGCGGCGCACCATCGGCGCTCGATGTCCAGCTCTCCACCCGCTCCCGCCCCGAATTCCACCGACCTGGATTCCCGCCACGCCGCAATGGCGCTCGGCCTCTCGCTGCCCGCCGACGTGGTGCTCTACCTGCTGCTGCCGATGTATGCCGACCAGTTCGGCGTGACGCTCGCCGAGGCCGGCATGCTGCTCGCCGCCAACCGGCTGGTGCGCATCGCGGGCTACGGCTTCGTCGCCCGCTTCTATGCGCGCAACGGCGACCGGCCCACCTGCACCCTGGCTGTCGTGGCGGCCGCGGTCTGCGGGCTCGGCTACGCCACGCTGTCGGGCTTCTGGGCGCTGCTGCCGCTGCGGCTGATGTGGGGCCTGTGCTTCGCGGCGCTGAACCTGTCGACGCAGGCGCTGGCCACGGCCGACCCGCTCGGCGCGGCGCGGCGCAACGGGCGCTCGCGTGCCGTCATCGCGATGGGGCCGGTGCTGGCGCTGCCGCTGGGCGCCTTGCTCGCGCACTGGGTCGGGCCGCGCGCGATCTTCGGCATCCTCGCGGTGTTCTCGCTGCTCGCCTGCCTGGTCACGCGGCGGCTGCCCTCGGCACCGCATCCCGTGGGCAAGCCTGCGCGGCGCTTCAAGCGGCCCAACAGCCTGGACGGCTGGTCGTTCATGGAAGGGCTGACGCTGGACGGGCTCTTCATCGTCGGCCTGTCCTACCTCGGCAAGGATCTGATGCCGGGGGGCGCGGTGATCGTCGCCGGCGTGCTGATGGCGCTGCGCTACCTGGCGGAGATCCTGCTGAGCCCGGTCGGCGGGCACATGGCGGAGCGCTTCGGCGCCGAGCGGCTGCTGGTGAGCCTGTCGCTCGTCACGGCCATTGCGCTGGTGGGCTTCGGCCTCGGCTGGCTGTGGAGCTGCGCGGCGCTGATCGTGGTGCTGCGCGCCCTGCAGCTGCCGCTGCTGCCGCCCATCGTGGCGCGGCGCACGCCCGGACCGGAGCGTGTGCAGGCGCTGGCCGCGCGATCCGTCTGGCGCGACATCGGCGCCGGCACCGGGCCGCTGATCGCGGGGTTGCTGCTGCCGGTGGCTTCGCCGCCGTGGATCTACGGCATCGCCGCGCTGCTGCTGGCGCTCACGGCGCTGGCCTGCGGCTGGAACTCGCCGCCCGTGGCCGCGGATGCGGATGCGGACGCGGCGGGCACCATGGGCTGAACACCAATCCCGTCTTTCCCCCTTCATCACCTGGAGCTCCCGCAATGACCACGCCGCACGCCATCGAAACCCTGGCGCAGCTCGAAGCCCTGTTCGGCCAGCCCGGCGAAGCCGCGCTGAAGAAAGAGGTGCCGTACCTGCACCCGGCCTACCGGGCGTTGATCGAGGCGTCTCCCTTTGCCGTGCTCTCGACCATCGGCCCCGGCGGCCTCGACGCCTCGCCGCGCGGCGACCCGCCGGGCTTCTTCATGGTGCAGGACGAAAACACGCTGCTGATGCCCGAGCGGCGCGGCAACAACCGCATCGACAGCCTGCGCAACATCGTGGCCGACCCGCGCGTGGCGCTGCTGTTCCTGATTCCCGGCGTGGGCGAGACGCTGCGCGTGAACGGCAGGGCGCGCATCACCGTCGAGCCGCAGCTGCTGGCCCGCCTCGCAATGGAAGGCAAGCCGCCGCAGTGCGTGATCGAGATCCACGTGGAGACGGTGTTCTTCCAGTGCGCGCGTGCCATCCAGCGCTCCAGGCTGTGGGAGCCGGTGCCGGCGGATGCGAAGCGCACGGTGCCGACGCCGGGAGCCATTCTTTCGGCGCTGACCGAAGCGGAATTCGATGGCGAGACCTACGACAGGGAGCTGCCTGCGAGGCAGAAGGCCACGCTCTACTGAGTGTGCCTGTCCGCCGCGCGAACGCCCGAGACGGAAGCCTTCGCTCAGGCCCGCCCGGGCGCCACCGCCTGCTCTGTGCGCGAGTCGTGCCCGATGATCAGCACCAGCACGAAGGCCACCACCGACAGCAGCGCGAGGAAGATCACCGCGTAGATGTCGTTGCCCATGCGGTCCTTCAGCGCGCCGAAGATCGTCGGGCCGATGTAGCCGCCGAGGTTGCCGATGGAATTGATCCACGCAATGCCTGCCGCCGCGGCGGTGCCGCTCAGGATGGCGGTGGGCAGCGTCCAGAAGGTGGGCAGTGCGCTGAAGATGCCGAAGGCGGCCAGCGTCACGGCGGCCATCTTGGGCACGGGCGAGCTGGTCTCCGCAGCCAGCACCAGGCCCACGAAGATGCACGCCAGCGGAATCAGCAGGAACCACTTGCGCTCCTTGCGCGCATCGGAAGCGCGCGTCCAGAACAGCATGGCGACGGCGCCGACCAGGTACGGGAACGCGTTGATGAAGCCGATCTGCACATTGCTCAGCCCGCCGAAGCCCTTGATGATCTGCGGCAGGAAGAAGCTCAGACCGTACAGCGGCACGGTGATGCCCATGTAGACGAAGCCCAGCCCGATCACGCGCGGGTTCAGCAGCGACTGCTTCCAGGAGATCTTGTTGATCGACTCGCGGTTCTGGCGCTCGGCGTCCAGCGTGCGCTGCAGCCAGGTGCGTTCTTCGTCGGTGAGCCACTTGGCGTCCTTCGGGCCGTCGGGCAGGTACATCAGCACGAAGAAGGTCAGGATGAGCGAAGGCACCGCCTCCAGGATGAACAGCCACTGCCAGCCGTGCATGCCGCCGATGCCGTCCATGTTCAGGATGTAGCCGGAGATGGGCGAGCCGATCACGGTCGAGATGGGAATCGCGAACATGAACCAGCCCACGATGCGCGCGCGGTACGCCGCCGGAAACCACAGCGTGATGTAGAAGATCACGCCGGGGAAGAAGCCGGCCTCGGCAATGCCCAGCAGGAAGCGCACCACGTTGAAGCTTGTCGCGCCGCCCACCCAGGCCTGCGCCGCCGACAGGATGCCCCAGCTGAACATGATGCGGGCAATCCAGCGGCGCGCGCCGAAGCGTTCGAGCGCCATGTTGCTGGGCACCTCGAACAGGAAGTACGCAAGAAAGAAGATGCCGGCCGCGCTGCCGAACACGGCGGCGGTGAAGCCCAGGTCCTTCGACATGGCCGCGCCGGCAAAGCCGAGGTTCACGCGGTCGAGGTAGGCGATGAAGTAGCTGATCATCAGCAGCGGCAGAAGCCGCCAGCTGATCTTCGAGATGGTTCTCTGTTCGACGGGGTTCATGGTTGTCTCCGGTGTTGTGTGGATTGGTTTTTGTGGAGGCTGTCGCTGCGGTGTCAGTGGTGGGGTGATGGCTCCCGCTGCTGCTGTTGCTGTTGTGCCCGCATGACCTGGTGCCGCTGCCAGTAGTGGCCGGCCGCGGCCTTGAAGTGTTCCTTCTGCTTGCCCAGGCCGCCCAGCTTGACCTTGGTGGTGCGCGCGCCGCCGAGTGTGCGCTTGTCGTGGTGGGTGACGATGAGGGTGTCGCCGAAGCTGCTGTCCTTGTAGGTCAGGCCCTTGACCTCGTCCCACGGAATCGGCGCGGCGCCGTCGGCGCTCGGGTGCAGGCCGCTGTAGCTCACGTCGATGCGGTTGCCGTTCTTCAGCGCAAAGCTGACCGGCGGAAAGTGGCGCAGCACCACGGCGCGCTCTTCTTCGGTTGCCGGCTCGTAGCGGTAGGCGAGGCTGAGCTCGTGGTTCTGGGCGAAGCGCTGCTCGTACTCGCTCCACATGCGCTGCTCGATGGCGCCGGCGGTCTCGATGAAGTCGGCCCACGAGGCCTGCGGCGCGGCGGCGACGATGGCGCCGTAGGCGGTCTCGGGCACGTGGTGGCCGACGTTGCGCATGCGCTCCAGCAGCGGCGGATGGCTGTCGTAGGGGTGCGGAACGCCGGCGGTCTTCATGGCCTCGATGAAGTCTTCCGAGCCGGCATACGGCGGCAGTCCGGCCGCCACGAAGCCGGCGATGCCCAGCGCGCCGTCGTGCCGGCGGTCATGCTCGAACAGCCTGCGCTCGACGTCGTTGCGGTAGCTGGCGTAGGCGGAAATCTTGATCAGCGACTGCACGATGGCACTGGGCGCCGTGAGGCCGGCGGCCACGCGGTCTGCCCTGTGCTCGCGCTCGCGGCTGTCGCGTGCAAGGGCGAACGCGAAGATCATGCGGTACAGCCGCAGCAGGTAGTGCGCCACGATGGTCAGGCCGGCGCCGCGCATCTTCCGGGTGTACTGGTCGAACTGCAGCAGCTTGGGGCCGAGCGCCGCGCTGCTGCGGGTGTCGCCGCCGCCCAGGTGGGCCAGCTCATGCGCCAGCACCGCGTCGGCTTCGGTCTGGTCGAGCACGCGCAGCAGCGGAATGCTCACGAACAGCGTGCGGCCTTGCAGCGCTTGGCCGCGCACTTCGCAGGGTGCCTCGGTCACGAAGAAGTTGGTGTCGATACCCGCCACGATCTGGTCGGGCGGCGCGGTCTGAACGCGGGCGGCCAGCTGGCGGATGCGCTCCCACAGGCGCGGTGCATCGGCCTCGGCGACCAGCTCGCCCTCGATCTCGTTGTCGGAGGGCAGCTTCTTGAACAGCGTGTAGACGGCATAGAACACGGCCGCCGCTGCCGCAATGCCCGCGATGGCGATCAGCTTGATGTAGTAGCTGTGCCAGAAATAGGCGGTGACCCAGAACGACAGCCACACCAGCATGGCGCCCTGCAGCACGACCTCGACGGCGCTCGACACCGTCATCAGCCGCCAGCCTGCGACGAAGCTGGCATAGCGCAGGCCGCGGTTGGCAAAGGCCAGCGCGCCCAGCACCAGCGCCGCCGCGAGCAGCGCGGCGCCGAGCCCGATGGTCCAGATGGCGGCGCGGTCGGCCCTGTGGAACTGCCACTGCATCGAATAGGGGCTGCAGACCTTGTCGTGGAAGTTCCTGTCTTCGGGCGACGTGGCGTCGCAGGCCTTGGAAAGCGGATGCGAGCGATAGAAGGCGGTGGCCTCGGCCTTGTCCTCGGGCGAAAGCCGGGCGTCGCCGGCGATGCGCTTTTCTATCGATTGAAGGAAGGCCGTGTCCTGCGAGCGCAGGGCGTATTCGGTGAAGACCAGCGTCGCGGCCGGAATGGCGAAGAGCGACACCAGCGTCAGCGCGAACACGCGCAAGAGATCGGTGCGGATCGTGCGGGCAAGAGCCATCGATAACTTCTCCTGGAAAGCGATTGCTGTGTTTCGTTATGGGGCGGTCCGGGGAAGCCGATAGCGTAGCGGGCGCGGCGCATGGAGTGAAGCGCCGCATGCGTCAAGCGGCCGCCGACACCGACCAGCTACCGAATAAGGTTATCGCTTTTGAATACTTCCGCGCTCCGGGGCGCAGGTATAGCCTTCGTGCTCGCCCATGGCTGTCACCTCCGTCACTCCCTCCGTTTCTTCGTCCCGCACCGGCCCGTCTCCGGTCGCATGGATCGCCGGTGTCGGCGCCAGCGCCGGCCTGGGTGCCGCACTGGCGCGGCGCTTCGCGGCCGAAGGTTTCATCGTCGCGCTGACCGGGCGCACGCAGGCCCAGCTCGATGCGGTGGCCGCGGAAATCGTGGCGTCCGGCGGGCGCGCGCATGCGTTCGCGGGCGACGTGGCGAGCGAGGCCGAGATCCACGGCATTGCGCAGAAGGCAAGGGCGCTGGGGCCGCTCACCGTGGCCATCTTCAATGCCGCGAGCGCGGTGCGCGCGCCGACGCTGGAGCTTTCCGTCGAGCAGTTCACGCAGGCCTGGCGCACCAGCGCGCTGGGCGGTTTCATCTTCGGGCACGAGGCCTTGCGCGGCCTGCTGGCCAACAGCTTCGAGGCTTCCGGCTCGCAAGGGCGCGGCACCTTGCTTTTCACCGGCGCCACCGCGGCGCTGCGCGGCAAGCCGCCGTTCGCGGCCTTCGCGGCAGCCAAGGCCGCCTTGCGTTCGCTGAGCCAGAGCCTGGCGCGCGAGTTCGGCCCGCAGGGCGTGCACGTGGCGCATGTGGTGATCGACGGCGGCATCGACGGCGAGCGGCTGCGCACCGGCGCGCCGCAGCGCGTGGCGCAGGCCGGCGGCGACGGCCTGCTGCAGCTCGAGGCCATCGCCGAAAGTTACTGGCAGCTGCATGTGCAGCACCGCAGTGCGTGGACGCAGGAACTCGACCTGCGCCCCTTCAAGGAGCCGTTTTGATCAAGGCAACAAACAGCAGGAGCCAGACCGAATGAGCGCCGGATCGAACAGCCAGTTGCTGGTCGCCACGCTGCCGTCGGTGGAGGCGGAAGTCAATTACTTGAAGGCGGGCGAGGGCCGCCCGGTCAGCTACACCTTCGAGCCGCCGCCCGGCACGCCGTGGGTCACGGGCAAGCTGGAGCCGCGCCGCGTGGCCATCCGCGACGGCCGGCCGCTGGTGGCGCTGAACGAACTGTCGCTCGACCGCAGCGGCTTCACGCAGATCTCGCACCGCAGCGCGGTGGCCGACTTCTCGCATGACGCCACCATCCGCGACATCTACTACCGCGAGTCCGAGGCGCTGCTGCGCGACATCACGGGCGCCGAGAAGATCGTGGTGTTCGACCACACGCTGCGCGACAGCGCCCAGGGCTCGCGCCGCACGGCCGACCTGCGCGAGCCGGTGCGCCGCGTGCACAACGACCAGACTTTCGTCTCCGCGCCGCGCCGCGTGCGCGACCACCTGCCGCCCGAAGAAGCGGCGGAGCGCCTGAAGCACCGCTTCGCCATCGTCAACCTCTGGCGCCCGCTGGCCACGGTGGAGCGGCTGCCGCTCGCGCTGTGCGACGCGCGCTCCATCGCCTTGGAAGACATGGTGCCCGGCGACCTCGTCTATCCCGACAAGGTCGGCGAGATCTATTCGTTCACCTACAACCCCGCCCACCGCTGGTACTGGTTTCCGCGGCTTCGGCCCGACGAGGCGCTGGTGCTGAAAATCTACGACTCGCGCGAGGACGGCACCGCGCGCTTCACCGCGCACACCGCCTTCGAAGACCCCGGCAGCGCGCCCGAAGCGCCGCCGCGCCGCAGCATCGAGCTGCGCGCGCTGGTGTTCTGGCCCGCCGCCAAATGAGCGCGGGCAGGCAACTGCGGCTGGGTGCGTTCATGCGCCCGGTGAGCATCCACACCGGCGCGTGGCGCTACCCGGGCGCATGGCCCGATGCCAACTTCAACTTCGCGCGCATCAGGCAACTGGCGCAGACGCTGGAGCGCGGCCGCTTCGACGCCTTCTTCATGGCCGACCACCTGGCCGTGCTGAACATGCCGATCGAGGCGCTGCAGCGCAGCCACACGGTGACTTCGTTCGAGCCGTTCACGCTGCTGTCGGCGCTGGCGCAGCACACGCAGCACATCGGGCTGGTGGCCACCGCTTCGACCACCTTCGACGAGCCTTTTCACATCGCGCGCCGCTTCGCCTCGCTCGACCACCTGAGCGAAGGGCGCGCGGGCTGGAACATCGTCACCACCTCCAACCCGGACGCCGCGCTGAACTTCGGCCGCGAAGACCACATAGAACACGACGAGCGCTATGCCCGCGCCCGCGAGTTCTACGACGTGGTCACGGGCCTTTGGGACAGCTGGGCCGACGACGCTTTCGAGCGCGACGTGGAGAGCGGCCGCTTCTTCGACCCCGCGCGGATGCACGTGCTGAACCACAAGGGCAAGTACCTGTCCGTGCGTGGGCCGCTGCACATCGCGCGGCCGGTGCAGGGCTGGCCGGTGATCGTGCAGGCCGGCGCGTCGGAGCCCGGCCGGCAACTTGCCGCCGAGACCGCCGAGGTGGTGTTCTCCGCGCCAGGCACGCTGGAGAACGCCAGGCGCTTCTATGCGGACGTGAAGGGC includes the following:
- a CDS encoding LLM class flavin-dependent oxidoreductase; the protein is MSAGRQLRLGAFMRPVSIHTGAWRYPGAWPDANFNFARIRQLAQTLERGRFDAFFMADHLAVLNMPIEALQRSHTVTSFEPFTLLSALAQHTQHIGLVATASTTFDEPFHIARRFASLDHLSEGRAGWNIVTTSNPDAALNFGREDHIEHDERYARAREFYDVVTGLWDSWADDAFERDVESGRFFDPARMHVLNHKGKYLSVRGPLHIARPVQGWPVIVQAGASEPGRQLAAETAEVVFSAPGTLENARRFYADVKGRMQKIGRERDHLKILPGALVVVGDTVEEARAIRARLDSLVHYDSAIASLSIALGHDASGFDPDAPLPEVPETNASQSGRERVIDLARRENLTVRQLAQRLGGYGGLAFVGTPQSIADEMQEWLEAEGCDGFNVMFPWLPGGLDAFVDKVVPELQRRGIFRREYEGRTLRENLGLPRPANRFFAQN